Proteins from one Loktanella sp. M215 genomic window:
- the thiB gene encoding thiamine ABC transporter substrate binding subunit, which produces MKTQTLSLGLASVGAILCASTALAQTPVLNVLTYDSFTSEWGPGPAIEKAFEAECACDLVFTSAGDGAALLARLQLEGPRTDADVVLGLDTNLTAAARDTGLFAPHGVTADLTMPVTWDDDTFLPFDWGYLAFVANKDTAPVTSFRALADSDLKIVIEDPRSSTPGLGLLMWVHAVYGDEAPQIWADLADNIVTVTPGWTEAYNLFLAGEADAVLSYTTSPAYHLIAEDDDTKTSWAFDEGNYLQVEVAAKVANTDQPALADQFMAFIAQPGFQDVIPETNWMYPATKVSLPTGFDTLTVPSKGLLLSSQDAANVRDALVETWRTALSQ; this is translated from the coding sequence ATGAAGACCCAAACCTTGAGTCTCGGCCTTGCAAGCGTCGGTGCGATCCTGTGTGCCAGCACAGCGCTCGCCCAGACGCCCGTGCTGAACGTGCTGACCTACGACAGCTTTACCAGCGAATGGGGCCCGGGCCCCGCAATCGAGAAGGCCTTCGAGGCGGAATGCGCCTGCGATCTGGTGTTCACAAGTGCCGGCGACGGTGCCGCCCTGCTGGCGCGGCTGCAACTGGAAGGGCCGCGCACGGACGCTGACGTGGTGCTGGGTCTGGATACGAACCTGACCGCCGCCGCCCGCGACACGGGGCTTTTCGCGCCGCATGGTGTCACCGCCGATCTGACCATGCCGGTGACGTGGGACGACGACACCTTCCTGCCGTTCGACTGGGGCTACCTCGCCTTTGTCGCGAACAAGGACACAGCACCCGTCACGTCGTTCCGCGCGCTGGCCGACAGCGACCTGAAGATCGTGATCGAGGATCCCCGGTCGTCCACCCCCGGTCTGGGGCTGCTGATGTGGGTGCATGCGGTCTATGGCGACGAGGCGCCGCAAATCTGGGCCGACCTTGCGGACAACATCGTCACCGTGACGCCCGGCTGGACCGAAGCTTACAACCTCTTTCTGGCCGGAGAGGCGGACGCGGTGCTGTCCTACACCACCTCGCCCGCCTATCACCTGATCGCAGAGGACGACGACACCAAGACGTCGTGGGCGTTTGACGAGGGCAACTATTTGCAGGTCGAGGTCGCGGCCAAGGTGGCGAATACCGACCAGCCGGCGCTGGCGGATCAGTTCATGGCCTTCATCGCGCAGCCCGGTTTTCAAGACGTGATTCCGGAAACGAACTGGATGTATCCCGCAACCAAGGTCAGCTTGCCCACCGGTTTCGACACGTTGACGGTCCCGTCAAAGGGCCTGCTGCTGTCGTCGCAGGACGCGGCAAACGTGCGCGACGCACTGGTCGAGACGTGGCGCACAGCCCTGTCGCAGTGA
- a CDS encoding thiamine ABC transporter ATP-binding protein, whose protein sequence is MLTLDGVTLAQGDFRLTADLQIAPGLTAVIGPSGGGKSTLLAAVAGFLAPRAGRILWDGTDITARIPGDRPVTMLFQDNNLFPHLTIAQNVGLALAPRLRLIAPQQGQVNAALASVGLAGMGDRKPRALSGGQQGRAALARALLADRPVVLLDEAFAALGPSLRHEMLTLVRDRLVGRGRTVIVVTHDPQDARDFANQVVLVADGMANPARDTAALFADPPAALRAYLGT, encoded by the coding sequence ATGTTGACGCTTGACGGCGTGACGCTTGCGCAAGGGGACTTTCGCCTGACCGCCGATCTGCAGATTGCGCCGGGCCTGACTGCCGTGATCGGCCCGTCCGGCGGTGGCAAGTCGACGCTGCTGGCCGCGGTTGCAGGATTCCTTGCACCGCGCGCCGGGCGCATCCTGTGGGATGGCACGGACATCACCGCACGCATCCCGGGCGACCGGCCCGTCACGATGCTGTTTCAGGACAACAACCTGTTCCCCCACCTGACCATTGCGCAGAACGTCGGCCTGGCGCTGGCCCCGCGCCTGCGGCTGATCGCGCCGCAACAGGGACAGGTCAATGCTGCATTGGCGTCCGTGGGTCTGGCGGGGATGGGTGACCGCAAACCGCGCGCCCTGTCTGGCGGACAGCAGGGCCGGGCGGCGCTGGCGCGCGCCCTGCTGGCGGACCGGCCCGTCGTGTTGCTGGACGAGGCCTTTGCCGCCCTCGGCCCGTCGTTGCGGCACGAGATGCTGACGCTGGTGCGCGACAGGCTGGTGGGGCGGGGGCGGACGGTCATTGTCGTGACCCATGATCCGCAGGACGCGCGTGACTTTGCAAATCAGGTCGTGCTGGTGGCTGACGGGATGGCGAACCCCGCGCGGGACACCGCCGCCCTGTTTGCCGACCCGCCCGCCGCCTTGCGCGCTTATCTTGGCACCTGA
- a CDS encoding cytochrome b, with amino-acid sequence MAGIPHDHYEPKSGGEKWLYKRLPIVGLLHDALFIPTPKNLNWMWIWGIVLTFTLVLQIATGIVLVMHYTPHVDMAFASVEHIMRDVNGGHMIRYFHSNGASLFFVAVYLHIFRSLYYGSYKAPREVTWIIGMLMYLLMMGTAFMGYVLPWGQMSFHGTAVITGLFGAIPFIGTSIQTWLLGAGAVGQPALNRFFSLHYLMPFILLGLTMVHIWAFHTTGNNNPTGVEVRRTSKEDAEKDTLPFWPYFVIKDLFALAVILAVFMAVVGFMPNYLGHPDNYVPANPLATPSHIVPEWYFLPFYAILRAFTGDVWVVQLVNWVSFGIIDAKFFGVLAMFGAIAVMALAPWLDTSSVRSGRFRPTFKWWFALLAVDFVVLMWAGAQPAEFPYDWISLIAATYWFAYFLIILPLLGVMEKPLAQPATIEDDFKSHYAPTGGTTTIVTPAE; translated from the coding sequence ATGGCTGGTATTCCCCACGACCACTATGAACCGAAGTCCGGCGGTGAAAAGTGGCTTTACAAGCGGCTGCCGATCGTCGGCCTGCTGCATGACGCGCTGTTCATCCCGACACCGAAGAACCTGAACTGGATGTGGATCTGGGGCATTGTCCTGACCTTCACGCTGGTCCTGCAGATCGCCACCGGCATCGTGCTGGTGATGCACTACACCCCCCACGTCGACATGGCCTTTGCGAGCGTCGAGCACATCATGCGCGACGTGAACGGCGGCCACATGATCCGCTACTTCCATTCCAACGGCGCGTCGCTGTTCTTTGTCGCCGTTTATCTGCACATCTTCCGCAGCCTGTATTACGGATCGTACAAGGCCCCCCGCGAGGTGACGTGGATCATCGGCATGCTGATGTATCTGCTGATGATGGGCACCGCCTTCATGGGCTACGTGCTGCCCTGGGGCCAGATGTCGTTCCACGGCACGGCCGTCATCACCGGCCTGTTCGGCGCGATCCCCTTCATCGGGACCTCGATCCAGACTTGGCTGCTGGGCGCCGGCGCCGTCGGCCAGCCCGCACTGAACCGCTTCTTCTCGCTGCACTACCTGATGCCCTTCATCCTGCTGGGCCTGACGATGGTGCACATCTGGGCATTCCACACGACCGGCAACAACAACCCCACCGGTGTCGAAGTGCGCCGCACGTCCAAGGAAGACGCCGAGAAGGACACCCTGCCCTTCTGGCCCTACTTCGTGATCAAGGACCTGTTCGCCCTCGCGGTGATCCTGGCCGTGTTCATGGCGGTCGTCGGTTTCATGCCGAACTATCTGGGACACCCGGACAACTATGTCCCCGCGAACCCGCTGGCAACACCGTCGCACATCGTGCCGGAATGGTACTTCCTGCCGTTCTACGCGATCCTGCGCGCCTTTACCGGTGACGTCTGGGTGGTGCAGCTGGTGAACTGGGTCAGCTTCGGCATCATCGACGCCAAGTTCTTTGGCGTGCTGGCGATGTTCGGTGCGATCGCGGTCATGGCGCTGGCGCCCTGGCTCGACACCTCGTCTGTCCGTTCGGGCCGCTTCCGCCCGACGTTCAAGTGGTGGTTCGCGCTGCTGGCCGTCGACTTCGTCGTGCTGATGTGGGCCGGCGCGCAGCCTGCGGAATTCCCCTACGACTGGATTTCGCTGATCGCCGCCACCTACTGGTTCGCTTACTTCCTGATCATCCTGCCGCTGCTGGGTGTCATGGAAAAGCCGCTGGCGCAGCCTGCCACCATCGAAGACGACTTCAAATCGCACTACGCTCCGACCGGTGGCACCACGACCATCGTGACCCCGGCAGAGTGA
- a CDS encoding cytochrome c1, whose translation MFRTLTMTALTVLALSAGAATAETEVEIHDFDFPFEGPFGSYDTMQLQRGLKIYTEVCSSCHGMTRVSFRTLSDETGPAIPEDQMRAYAANFEVFDKTLADGAGDYRAATPADYYPASSLANAPDLSLMAKARAGFHGPYGTGISQFVNGMGGPEYIASLLEGYRDEPECAATMETPMEGYYNVAFANGGFPDACKDEHGHHTVPGSWIAMPQPLYGEDVTFDDESANSLEDEVQDVAAFLMWTAEPKLVARKQAGLTGVIFLSVLSVLLYLTNKRIWAPHKNKLKH comes from the coding sequence ATGTTTCGCACACTCACCATGACGGCCCTGACGGTATTGGCGCTCAGCGCCGGGGCCGCCACCGCCGAGACGGAAGTCGAGATCCACGATTTCGACTTCCCGTTCGAGGGTCCTTTCGGCAGCTACGACACCATGCAGCTGCAGCGCGGACTGAAGATCTATACCGAGGTCTGCTCCTCATGCCACGGCATGACCCGCGTGTCGTTCCGCACCCTGTCGGACGAAACCGGCCCCGCGATCCCCGAAGACCAGATGCGCGCCTACGCGGCAAACTTCGAAGTCTTCGACAAGACGCTGGCCGACGGCGCGGGCGACTACCGCGCCGCCACACCGGCGGACTACTACCCGGCATCGTCGTTGGCCAACGCGCCCGACCTGTCGCTGATGGCCAAGGCGCGCGCGGGTTTCCACGGCCCCTACGGCACCGGCATCAGCCAGTTCGTGAACGGCATGGGCGGCCCGGAATATATCGCCTCGCTGCTGGAAGGCTACCGGGACGAGCCGGAATGTGCCGCCACGATGGAAACCCCGATGGAGGGTTACTACAACGTGGCCTTCGCCAACGGCGGTTTCCCTGATGCCTGCAAGGACGAGCATGGCCACCACACCGTGCCCGGCAGCTGGATCGCGATGCCGCAGCCTCTGTATGGCGAGGATGTGACCTTCGACGACGAGAGCGCCAACAGCCTCGAAGACGAAGTGCAGGACGTCGCCGCCTTCCTGATGTGGACAGCAGAGCCGAAGCTGGTCGCGCGCAAGCAGGCTGGCCTGACTGGCGTGATCTTCCTTAGCGTGCTGTCCGTGTTGCTGTACCTGACGAACAAGCGCATCTGGGCACCACACAAGAACAAGCTGAAGCACTAA
- a CDS encoding thiamine/thiamine pyrophosphate ABC transporter permease ThiP, with product MRSLPAWLSAALVLALTLGTLLAVALRAEVGRGLSSGDWAAIRFTVGQAIVSALVSVALAVPVARALARRRFRWRGALVMLLGAPFILPVIVAVLGLLAVFGRGGLLNAGLAGLGVAPVSIYGAGGVVLAHVFFNLPLAVRLILQGWLSIPAERFQLAAQLNAPIWRLLERPMLARVVPGAVLVIFLICLTSFAVALTLGGGPKATTVELAIWQAVRFDFDLGRAALLSCIQFGLCAVAAVIAWRVTPVDGFGSGLDRVVARWDQSAWDWAWLLAVTLFLATPLAMVVWRGVPGLADLGPGVWAAAGRSVAVAAGSTVLCLLLGLSLALRGGIVMSIVGVLPLAASALVMGTGLFLMLFPLANPATLALPVTLCVNAVMALPFVLRVLGPAVTDIRASYGRLAETLGLRGLSLLRIVILPRLRRPLGFAAGLTAALSLGDLGVIALFATDAQETLPLAMYRLMGAYRMDAAAGAALLLLALALGVFWICDRGGRMDVDA from the coding sequence ATGCGCAGCCTGCCGGCGTGGCTGTCTGCAGCACTTGTGCTGGCGCTGACGCTGGGCACGCTTCTGGCCGTCGCCCTGCGGGCCGAGGTGGGCCGCGGGCTGTCGTCCGGCGACTGGGCCGCGATCCGGTTTACCGTCGGACAGGCCATCGTGTCGGCCTTGGTCAGCGTGGCACTGGCGGTGCCGGTGGCGCGCGCGCTGGCGCGGCGGCGGTTCCGCTGGCGCGGCGCGCTGGTCATGCTGCTGGGCGCACCTTTCATCCTGCCGGTGATCGTGGCTGTGCTGGGCCTGCTGGCCGTCTTCGGGCGTGGCGGGCTGTTAAACGCCGGTCTGGCGGGCCTTGGCGTCGCACCCGTGTCGATCTACGGCGCGGGCGGCGTGGTGCTGGCGCATGTCTTCTTCAATCTGCCACTCGCCGTGCGCCTGATCCTGCAAGGCTGGCTGTCGATCCCGGCAGAGCGGTTCCAGCTGGCCGCCCAGTTGAACGCCCCGATCTGGCGACTGCTGGAACGGCCCATGCTGGCCCGCGTCGTGCCGGGGGCGGTGCTGGTGATCTTCCTGATCTGCCTGACCAGCTTTGCCGTGGCCCTGACGCTGGGCGGCGGGCCAAAGGCCACGACTGTCGAGCTTGCGATCTGGCAGGCGGTGCGCTTTGATTTCGACCTTGGCCGTGCGGCCTTGCTGTCCTGCATCCAGTTCGGATTGTGCGCCGTAGCGGCGGTGATCGCGTGGCGCGTGACGCCGGTGGACGGCTTCGGCAGCGGTCTGGACCGCGTCGTCGCCCGCTGGGACCAGAGCGCTTGGGACTGGGCCTGGTTACTCGCAGTGACGCTGTTTCTGGCGACACCGCTGGCGATGGTTGTCTGGCGCGGCGTGCCGGGGCTGGCTGATCTGGGACCGGGCGTCTGGGCAGCAGCGGGCCGGTCCGTTGCCGTGGCGGCGGGATCGACGGTGCTCTGCCTGCTGCTGGGCCTGTCGCTTGCGCTGCGCGGGGGGATCGTGATGTCGATCGTGGGTGTGCTGCCGCTGGCGGCCAGCGCGCTGGTCATGGGGACGGGGCTGTTCCTGATGCTTTTCCCGCTTGCGAACCCCGCGACCTTGGCCCTGCCGGTGACACTCTGCGTCAACGCGGTCATGGCGCTGCCCTTCGTGCTGCGCGTGCTGGGGCCTGCCGTGACGGACATCCGCGCAAGCTACGGGCGCTTGGCTGAAACACTGGGCCTGCGCGGCCTGTCCCTGCTGCGGATCGTAATCCTGCCGCGCCTGCGCCGCCCGCTGGGGTTCGCGGCGGGTTTGACGGCGGCCCTGTCGCTCGGGGACCTTGGCGTCATCGCGCTTTTTGCCACCGACGCGCAAGAGACGCTGCCGCTAGCGATGTATCGCTTGATGGGCGCCTACCGCATGGATGCGGCGGCGGGGGCGGCCTTGCTGCTGTTGGCATTGGCGCTGGGCGTCTTCTGGATCTGCGATCGTGGAGGGCGCATGGATGTTGACGCTTGA